Proteins encoded by one window of Salvia splendens isolate huo1 chromosome 7, SspV2, whole genome shotgun sequence:
- the LOC121810560 gene encoding uncharacterized protein LOC121810560, with protein MCHLPLGVEHQAYWAIKEMNMNTDAGTAERRMQLQELEELRLDAYDSAMWYKEKTKMWHDKNLRKKELKVGQKVLLFQSRLKLMPGKLRSRWIGPYTIVAVRANGAIELQGGDSDSPSFMVNGHRVKPYREGMEVFVVDGIPLLMANSLQ; from the coding sequence ATGTGTCATCTGCCGCTGGGAGTGGAGCATCAAGCTTACTGGGCCATcaaggaaatgaatatgaataccGACGCAGGGACTGCAGAAAGAAGAATGCAACTACAGGAGCTTGAGGAGCTCCGTCTGGATGCCTACGACTCTGctatgtggtacaaagaaaagacgaagatgtggcatgataagaatctccgcAAGAAGGAGCTCAAAGTAGGCCAGAAAGTGTTGCTATTTCAGTCCAGGCTAAAATTGATGCCAGGAAAGCTCAGATCAAGGTGGATAGGTCCCTATACCATTGTCGCCGTCCGAGCAAATGGTGCAATCGAACTCCAGGGAGGCGATTCAGATTcgccttccttcatggtgaatggtcatagggtaaagCCATACAGAGAAGGAATGGAGGTATTTGTGGTAGATGGCATTCCACTACTCATGGCTAACTCTCTCCAGTAA